From a single Ignavibacteriota bacterium genomic region:
- a CDS encoding glycoside hydrolase family 18 protein, with amino-acid sequence MIRTFVVLIVLCGLAAAPASAEQWVTAYYAGWMQGNKWSHHLLPSEIDFGAVTHIIHFSVNPNADGTLNTEGNGLTEENSADLVSAAHAAGKKVLLCVGGWNSGNGFTAATREGTRDQFIRNLLALVRTRKYDGLDIDWEPMEHGQHAQYEAFMRQLRLNMKAMSSDLLLTVACNSGAFLFGRIHPLLDQINVMTYDYSGAWPGWFTWHNAAIYDGGARFPSNGGRPPSIDSHIQEFIEAGVPRAKLGIGIDFYGYVWNGGSGTPTGGVTAPRQTWSSAPWVKDNVAYHTIMSSFYDPQAYRWDSLAQAAYLSLDRAGAADDKFISYDDETSCRRKIEYVRSQQLGGVIIWELGGGWEPKGSPRDRLLQAVKKAVREP; translated from the coding sequence ATGATCCGAACGTTCGTGGTGCTCATTGTGCTTTGCGGTCTGGCGGCGGCCCCGGCATCGGCCGAGCAATGGGTCACCGCATACTATGCTGGGTGGATGCAGGGCAACAAATGGAGTCACCATCTCCTGCCGTCGGAGATCGACTTCGGGGCGGTCACGCATATCATTCATTTCTCCGTCAATCCGAATGCGGACGGGACATTGAACACCGAGGGGAACGGGCTCACCGAAGAGAACTCCGCGGATCTGGTGAGCGCTGCCCATGCGGCCGGGAAGAAGGTGCTGCTCTGCGTTGGCGGGTGGAACTCCGGGAACGGGTTCACGGCTGCGACGCGGGAAGGCACACGCGACCAGTTCATCAGGAATCTCCTTGCGCTCGTGCGCACCCGCAAGTACGACGGGCTCGACATAGACTGGGAGCCCATGGAACATGGCCAGCATGCGCAGTACGAAGCGTTCATGCGGCAACTCCGCCTGAACATGAAGGCCATGTCGTCCGACCTTCTGCTCACGGTGGCCTGCAATAGCGGGGCGTTCCTGTTCGGAAGGATCCATCCGCTGCTCGACCAGATCAACGTGATGACGTACGACTATTCCGGTGCCTGGCCCGGTTGGTTCACGTGGCACAACGCAGCGATCTATGACGGCGGGGCGCGGTTCCCGAGCAATGGTGGACGTCCGCCGTCGATCGACTCGCACATCCAGGAGTTCATCGAGGCAGGTGTGCCGCGTGCGAAACTCGGGATCGGGATCGACTTCTACGGTTATGTATGGAACGGCGGGAGCGGGACCCCGACGGGCGGTGTGACCGCACCGCGTCAGACGTGGTCATCCGCTCCATGGGTGAAGGACAACGTTGCCTACCACACGATCATGAGTTCATTCTACGACCCGCAGGCATACCGGTGGGATTCGCTCGCACAGGCAGCGTATCTCTCGCTTGACCGGGCAGGCGCGGCCGACGACAAATTCATCTCGTACGATGATGAGACATCGTGCCGGCGCAAGATCGAGTACGTGCGCTCGCAGCAACTCGGAGGAGTGATCATCTGGGAATTGGGCGGAGGATGGGAACCGAAGGGGAGTCCGCGCGACAGATTGCTCCAGGCCGTGAAGAAGGCGGTGCGCGAACCATGA
- a CDS encoding SGNH/GDSL hydrolase family protein → MRTATLFLVSMMIAVLAGEVIVRSLVPVRNVGPTFSEYDPVYGKRLKKNFACTRTAAEFTMQFSTNSLGFRGPEPSSFPSGGILFIGDSFTSGYGVNDGEEFPALIARQLDEAGGHASVPVVNAGTGNTGNGYWLRFLEHEYDRFRPRAIVFGFCVNDFLDNAVEQLYTVDQDGRLQETGIMPRQEAARGAQAVIEAVPGLAYSHLVGLARQMFSESGAPPASSGEGMTDIVTYRLLDTVLAFTAERGVPALLLQIGVDSTRGGPIEALARKHGAVSLLAPSKADHPELYYTIDGHWNAAGHRAIASALLPVVRTALSQHPGEDAQQ, encoded by the coding sequence ATGCGCACCGCCACTCTCTTTCTTGTATCGATGATGATCGCCGTGCTGGCCGGTGAAGTCATCGTCCGATCACTGGTCCCTGTCCGCAATGTCGGGCCCACCTTCTCTGAGTATGATCCGGTCTACGGCAAACGGCTGAAGAAGAACTTCGCGTGTACGCGCACCGCGGCGGAGTTCACGATGCAGTTCTCGACGAACTCGCTCGGATTCCGGGGGCCCGAGCCATCCTCGTTCCCGTCCGGGGGCATCCTGTTCATCGGTGATTCCTTCACATCGGGCTATGGCGTGAACGACGGCGAAGAGTTTCCCGCGCTGATCGCCAGGCAGCTCGATGAAGCCGGGGGTCATGCCAGCGTTCCGGTCGTGAACGCGGGTACCGGGAACACCGGCAACGGGTATTGGCTCCGTTTCCTCGAGCATGAATACGACCGGTTCCGTCCGCGTGCGATCGTGTTCGGATTCTGCGTCAACGATTTCCTCGACAATGCCGTCGAGCAATTGTATACCGTGGACCAGGATGGCCGGTTGCAGGAGACCGGCATCATGCCACGGCAGGAGGCGGCACGGGGAGCCCAGGCGGTGATCGAGGCCGTGCCCGGACTCGCGTACTCCCATCTGGTCGGCCTTGCCCGGCAAATGTTCTCGGAGAGCGGGGCACCACCGGCCTCCTCCGGCGAGGGGATGACCGACATCGTGACATACCGACTGTTGGATACGGTGCTTGCCTTCACCGCGGAGCGCGGTGTTCCGGCGCTCCTCCTTCAGATCGGGGTGGACAGTACCAGGGGCGGACCCATCGAGGCGCTTGCGCGGAAGCACGGCGCCGTGAGTCTCCTGGCGCCGTCCAAGGCCGACCATCCGGAGCTCTATTATACTATCGACGGCCATTGGAATGCGGCGGGCCACCGTGCGATCGCATCCGCACTTCTGCCCGTGGTCCGCACGGCACTGTCTCAACATCCAGGAGAGGATGCACAGCAATGA
- a CDS encoding helix-turn-helix domain-containing protein, whose amino-acid sequence MDEQSEVTLGAEHMGDTAAGDAGLGGSLHPRLAWMMCYQETRNVQAVCRKFGISRKTFYKWYKRFQQENGSTTALTDRSRRPHSFPRATPESSIAILKEAREQTGYGQRRLRAYLEKRYHISLSERTIWKILKKEEAAAEMGKDAA is encoded by the coding sequence ATGGACGAACAGAGCGAAGTGACGTTGGGCGCGGAACATATGGGCGATACCGCTGCCGGAGATGCCGGTCTTGGTGGTTCCCTGCATCCCCGTCTTGCCTGGATGATGTGCTACCAGGAGACCAGGAACGTCCAGGCCGTGTGCCGCAAGTTCGGGATCAGCCGGAAGACGTTCTACAAGTGGTACAAGCGCTTCCAGCAGGAGAACGGCAGCACGACCGCACTCACCGACCGTTCGCGGAGGCCGCACAGTTTTCCGCGCGCGACCCCGGAAAGCTCGATCGCGATCCTCAAGGAAGCCCGTGAGCAGACCGGCTACGGCCAGCGCCGGCTCCGTGCCTACCTCGAGAAGCGCTATCACATCTCGCTTTCCGAGCGTACGATCTGGAAGATCCTGAAGAAGGAAGAGGCGGCAGCGGAGATGGGCAAGGACGCGGCGTAA
- a CDS encoding sigma-54-dependent Fis family transcriptional regulator: MLDRADLIAPTMAPILITGESGTGKDVLARYIHERSGRPGAPMVAVNCAALPHEVIDNELFGHEREAFTGANSRKAGCFEMAHKGTLFLDEIGEMPPGVQAKLLRALESKRFRRLGGTEEIEVDVRILSATNKDIGQALASGQLREDVYYRLRVADIHLPPLRSRPGDIPLLLDHFLGTFAGSMGRERQTFHDDAMEILLEYRWPGNIRELRNVVEAAVITCPVPVICPPYLPERMTRAHTIEKAITIPAGCTILDAERLMIEYTLAVTRGNKSKTALILGVSRKYLYERLSEMKEMKKDRE, from the coding sequence TTGCTTGACCGGGCCGATCTGATCGCCCCGACCATGGCACCGATCCTTATCACAGGAGAAAGCGGGACAGGAAAAGATGTCCTTGCCCGGTATATCCATGAGAGGAGCGGGAGGCCCGGTGCACCGATGGTCGCGGTCAATTGCGCCGCTCTCCCCCACGAAGTGATCGACAACGAGCTCTTTGGCCACGAGCGCGAAGCGTTCACCGGAGCGAATTCCCGGAAGGCCGGGTGCTTTGAGATGGCGCACAAGGGAACGCTCTTTCTGGATGAGATCGGCGAAATGCCTCCCGGAGTGCAGGCGAAATTGCTCCGGGCACTGGAGAGCAAGCGCTTCCGGCGTCTCGGTGGAACGGAGGAGATCGAGGTGGATGTGCGGATCCTCTCGGCCACGAACAAGGACATCGGGCAGGCACTCGCATCCGGTCAACTCCGGGAGGACGTCTACTACAGACTCCGGGTCGCCGATATCCACCTCCCGCCCCTCCGCAGCAGGCCAGGCGACATACCCCTCCTGCTCGATCACTTCCTGGGCACGTTCGCCGGGTCGATGGGGCGCGAACGCCAGACGTTTCACGACGACGCCATGGAGATCCTGCTCGAGTACCGGTGGCCGGGCAACATCAGGGAATTGAGGAATGTGGTCGAGGCGGCGGTCATCACCTGCCCCGTCCCGGTCATCTGTCCTCCCTATCTCCCCGAACGTATGACCCGGGCGCACACGATCGAGAAAGCCATCACGATCCCCGCGGGATGCACCATCCTGGATGCCGAGCGGCTCATGATCGAGTATACGCTTGCTGTGACGAGAGGCAACAAGTCCAAAACCGCCCTGATCCTCGGTGTCAGCAGAAAATACCTGTATGAACGCCTGAGTGAGATGAAGGAAATGAAGAAAGACCGGGAGTAA
- a CDS encoding T9SS type A sorting domain-containing protein, which yields MKRRLLSVVITFLLATPLFAQQPWVSAYYAGWMQSYCPPSAIDFGAVTHIMHFSINPDGGSTISWTGNGITASASSAIIQAAHAANKKVLVTCGGWGDASAFAEATNGTNRAAFIANLVNFVVGRGYDGIDIDWEPISNTTQFKLFMPELRAALDAAKPGLLLTMACMDGNASHIAAVQNSIDQINIMTYDMSGAWQGWVVWHNAPIYDGGYKFPGTNSTVPSANADVDDFVKAGIAKSRIGIGADFYGYVWSGVTAPRQTWSSTPSVSDNVPYYQIMNTYGSQPVLWDSIAHAAYISVSTGTGKFVSLDDARTMQAKADYIRSKGIGGIILWELGGGYRSNQPAGQRDLLLQAVKTAFFSPSTAVESVPTNVSAYRLDQNYPNPFNPETSIRFHLAAPGTISLRVFDVLGREAALLASGHHAAGEHTVRFDASRFASGVYIVRLDAGTVLMTRPMSLVR from the coding sequence ATGAAACGACGTCTGCTTTCTGTTGTGATCACATTCCTGCTTGCGACACCGCTCTTCGCACAGCAACCATGGGTGAGCGCCTATTATGCCGGATGGATGCAGAGTTATTGTCCACCGTCAGCGATCGACTTCGGTGCCGTGACCCACATCATGCATTTCTCGATCAATCCTGACGGCGGGTCGACGATCAGTTGGACGGGCAACGGCATCACGGCTTCCGCATCGTCCGCGATCATCCAGGCGGCGCACGCGGCGAACAAGAAGGTCCTCGTGACATGCGGCGGGTGGGGGGATGCCAGTGCGTTCGCCGAGGCGACGAATGGAACGAACCGTGCAGCGTTCATCGCGAACCTCGTCAACTTCGTTGTCGGCCGCGGGTACGACGGCATCGACATCGATTGGGAGCCGATCTCCAATACAACGCAATTCAAGCTGTTCATGCCGGAACTCCGTGCAGCACTTGACGCAGCAAAGCCCGGCCTGCTGCTGACCATGGCATGCATGGACGGCAATGCGAGTCATATTGCGGCGGTCCAGAATTCGATCGACCAGATCAACATCATGACGTACGATATGTCCGGTGCCTGGCAGGGGTGGGTGGTCTGGCACAACGCACCCATCTACGACGGCGGGTACAAATTCCCCGGCACGAACTCGACCGTTCCTTCTGCGAATGCTGATGTCGATGATTTTGTGAAGGCGGGTATCGCCAAATCGAGGATCGGGATCGGCGCGGATTTCTACGGGTATGTCTGGTCGGGTGTCACGGCGCCACGCCAGACCTGGTCGTCGACCCCGAGCGTTTCGGACAATGTGCCGTACTACCAGATCATGAACACCTACGGTTCGCAGCCGGTCCTGTGGGACAGCATTGCCCATGCGGCCTATATCAGCGTCAGCACCGGGACGGGGAAATTCGTTTCGCTCGACGATGCCCGGACGATGCAGGCGAAGGCCGACTACATTCGTAGCAAGGGTATCGGTGGGATCATACTCTGGGAACTCGGTGGGGGGTACAGGTCGAACCAGCCGGCGGGGCAGCGTGACCTGCTGCTCCAGGCAGTGAAGACCGCGTTCTTTTCACCGTCGACGGCTGTCGAGTCTGTACCAACGAACGTTTCCGCATACCGCCTCGACCAGAATTACCCCAATCCCTTCAATCCAGAAACTTCCATCCGCTTCCACCTTGCGGCGCCGGGCACGATCTCTCTGCGTGTGTTCGACGTCCTCGGGCGCGAAGCGGCACTCCTGGCTTCAGGCCACCATGCTGCGGGTGAACATACCGTGCGGTTCGATGCTTCGCGGTTTGCTAGCGGAGTGTACATCGTGCGGTTGGACGCGGGTACTGTGCTGATGACCCGTCCGATGAGCCTGGTGCGCTGA
- a CDS encoding glycosyltransferase family 9 protein has product MAALSTYRRFAATFPNAEITILIHPAHASVLAALGITCTILPFPWPGDPFACITTLLELHDRRFDYACSMSPSTKNSFLALYAPADIHAGYLDGNASLTPHREVLALDSTCPGLDTELIPFDTNLYERAMAVADQVGCVMEPFKTFRIDASLLAQWPSFASRAGLDTSRPIVVIHPFAAWEYRAWPDAQVDAFIEVLRDACPEAQVVVLGTPSDLARAYPDGFARRPEVWVLGTTDWTRSALLMAQASVFIGTDSGPLHLAAALGTPFLGLYGPASPDQTGPPVGVGKGLFTKMECSPCDQRVCVVPDASCMTRHTTSSVFEAVAPYLLRTTSMVADG; this is encoded by the coding sequence ATGGCCGCGCTCAGTACCTACCGCCGGTTTGCTGCCACGTTTCCGAATGCAGAAATCACCATTCTGATCCATCCCGCCCACGCTTCCGTCCTTGCTGCCCTTGGCATAACGTGCACTATCCTGCCGTTCCCGTGGCCGGGCGATCCGTTCGCATGCATCACCACGTTGCTGGAGCTTCATGATCGCCGGTTCGACTACGCCTGCAGCATGAGCCCGTCGACGAAGAACTCCTTTCTTGCGCTCTATGCACCAGCCGATATTCATGCCGGGTATCTCGACGGGAATGCATCCCTCACGCCGCATCGCGAGGTACTGGCGCTGGATTCCACCTGTCCCGGATTGGATACGGAGCTGATCCCGTTCGATACGAACCTCTATGAGAGGGCAATGGCGGTCGCCGATCAGGTTGGCTGCGTGATGGAGCCCTTCAAGACATTCCGGATCGATGCCTCGCTTCTCGCCCAATGGCCTTCGTTCGCATCACGCGCGGGACTCGACACGAGCCGTCCGATCGTTGTGATCCATCCATTCGCGGCGTGGGAATACCGCGCGTGGCCTGACGCTCAGGTGGATGCGTTCATCGAGGTCCTCCGTGATGCATGTCCTGAGGCACAGGTCGTGGTGCTGGGCACGCCGTCGGATCTCGCGCGTGCATATCCCGATGGCTTTGCCCGCCGGCCGGAAGTATGGGTTCTCGGGACCACAGATTGGACGCGGTCTGCGCTGCTGATGGCCCAGGCATCGGTGTTCATCGGCACGGATTCGGGGCCACTGCATCTTGCGGCCGCGCTTGGCACGCCGTTCCTCGGGCTGTACGGCCCCGCTTCACCGGACCAGACCGGCCCGCCGGTCGGGGTGGGGAAGGGACTCTTCACAAAAATGGAATGCAGTCCGTGCGACCAGCGCGTCTGCGTCGTTCCCGATGCCTCCTGCATGACGCGGCATACCACATCGAGTGTCTTCGAAGCGGTTGCCCCCTACCTTCTGAGAACAACGTCGATGGTCGCCGATGGCTAA
- a CDS encoding WecB/TagA/CpsF family glycosyltransferase, translated as MANVDVLGVGVAPIDEPQLLSAVRDALEGRRGSLFAYVNVNAINLAGDLPWFRELLNDAECAYCDGEGVRFGAGILGRNIPARIALTYFFWDICAEAERKGYSIYLLGSHDHILKEAVARIHERFPRLRIAGTHHGYFEKTGRPSEEVVAAVNAAAPDLLFIGFGMPLQEEWIRRYRASLKTGAIFPCGSMIDYASGMKSIAPLWMRKNGMEWVYRLFQEPGRLWKRYLVGNPIFISRIISQRLREGS; from the coding sequence ATGGCTAACGTTGATGTGCTTGGGGTCGGCGTTGCACCCATCGACGAGCCGCAGTTGTTGTCTGCGGTCCGGGATGCCCTCGAGGGGCGGCGTGGTTCGCTGTTCGCCTACGTGAATGTGAACGCCATCAACCTTGCGGGCGACCTCCCGTGGTTTCGCGAACTGTTGAACGATGCGGAATGCGCATACTGCGATGGGGAGGGAGTCCGGTTCGGGGCGGGGATCCTGGGGCGGAACATTCCGGCGCGCATCGCCCTCACCTATTTCTTCTGGGATATCTGTGCCGAAGCCGAACGCAAAGGCTACAGCATCTATCTCCTTGGTTCGCATGATCACATTCTCAAGGAAGCGGTGGCGCGCATCCACGAACGCTTCCCGCGGCTCCGGATCGCAGGTACCCACCATGGCTATTTCGAGAAGACCGGCAGACCATCGGAAGAGGTCGTTGCCGCAGTGAACGCCGCGGCGCCGGACCTGCTGTTCATTGGTTTCGGGATGCCCCTCCAGGAAGAATGGATCCGGCGATACCGGGCGTCGCTCAAGACCGGCGCCATTTTCCCATGCGGTTCGATGATCGATTACGCAAGCGGTATGAAGAGCATTGCGCCATTGTGGATGCGGAAGAACGGGATGGAATGGGTCTACCGGTTGTTCCAGGAACCCGGCCGGCTCTGGAAACGGTATCTTGTCGGCAACCCGATCTTCATTTCGAGGATCATCAGCCAGCGGCTGCGGGAGGGTTCGTGA
- a CDS encoding T9SS type A sorting domain-containing protein: MSWGSNDHYQSEFTENAIPFNSWVPGAIAETYVSTSGRSFEEPPSYGQSLVADLIREGASGVKGYVYEPYSSSMANSSYLFDRYAAGFNLAESYYMASRYFSWMDVVVGDPKTTITFVDGILPVQLSSLAGRYDDASSSLRLSWTTVSELNNYGFFVQHLNAASGMFEDIDSSFVPGNGTSLEQHTYAFAWSLTPAGSVEGQASVSHQVRLKQVDLDGTTYFSDAIIVEQTVSTTGVEEHALPQAFGLAQNYPNPFNPSTTIRYTLPDAGAVRLAVYNALGQEVEILVDGRQDAGVHEVQFVPGRSGAVASGVYYYRLSAGDRCETRSMLYVK; this comes from the coding sequence GAGACCTACGTGTCCACCTCCGGACGCTCCTTTGAAGAACCGCCGTCCTATGGACAGTCGCTCGTGGCCGACCTCATCCGTGAAGGCGCCAGCGGCGTGAAGGGGTATGTCTATGAACCCTACAGCAGTTCGATGGCGAATTCCTCATACCTGTTCGACCGGTACGCAGCGGGATTCAACCTTGCCGAGAGCTATTACATGGCGTCGCGGTACTTCTCGTGGATGGACGTGGTCGTCGGCGACCCGAAGACCACGATCACGTTCGTGGACGGTATCCTCCCCGTGCAACTTTCATCGCTTGCCGGCAGGTACGACGATGCGTCATCATCGCTCCGGCTATCGTGGACCACAGTAAGCGAACTGAACAACTACGGTTTCTTTGTGCAGCACCTGAACGCGGCGAGCGGCATGTTCGAGGATATCGACTCGTCTTTCGTGCCCGGCAACGGCACTTCTCTTGAACAGCACACGTACGCATTCGCATGGAGCCTCACTCCGGCCGGATCCGTCGAAGGTCAGGCCTCGGTGTCGCACCAGGTACGGCTGAAGCAGGTCGACCTCGATGGCACCACGTATTTCTCCGATGCGATCATCGTCGAACAGACGGTGTCAACGACCGGCGTGGAAGAGCATGCGCTCCCGCAGGCATTCGGCCTGGCACAGAATTATCCCAACCCCTTCAACCCCTCCACGACGATCCGGTACACGCTTCCGGATGCCGGTGCAGTGCGGTTGGCGGTGTACAACGCGCTCGGACAGGAAGTGGAGATCCTTGTGGATGGCCGGCAGGATGCCGGGGTGCACGAAGTGCAGTTCGTTCCCGGCCGTTCCGGTGCGGTGGCAAGCGGTGTGTATTACTACCGGCTCAGTGCCGGCGACAGATGTGAGACACGATCGATGCTCTACGTAAAATAA
- a CDS encoding SGNH/GDSL hydrolase family protein — translation MTVTSRLRSLAGHAGLLVGGLLIAALLAEAVIRMTAPQRLESHRPIYVADSLLVYRLKQNYDASYHQPEFSIHEQTNDLGLRNDPVGPKRPGVTRILGLGDSFCYSNSVQLRETFFKQLEDREREHSGKEIEVINAAVPAYSTVQEYLYLRRDGMKLEPDVVVLGFYVGNDFQDSYELFDSTGLATVDVVDGELRANDRFPAARYEQQERVLRTATLSLRSFLASNSALYVFLRERFGEVLWKAGLRNNPPPPDFCARVPSPAMRAGWAMTRSVLDSMAALCSAQNVCFLIVVLPTQYQVHPDLWTHHFTTFGLDLADYDLDRPQRLMREYCEEKGIDHVDVLPIMRAHAASGHLFYPIASYMTPAGHRLVAEAVYAHLMATPRAGKTLVEYR, via the coding sequence ATGACGGTGACCTCCCGACTCCGCTCGCTTGCGGGCCATGCCGGATTGCTCGTGGGCGGTCTTCTGATCGCTGCGCTTCTCGCCGAAGCGGTGATCAGAATGACCGCACCCCAGCGTCTCGAATCGCACCGCCCGATCTACGTTGCCGACTCGTTGCTCGTGTATCGTCTGAAACAGAACTACGACGCCTCGTACCACCAGCCGGAGTTCTCGATCCATGAGCAGACCAACGATCTCGGGCTCAGGAACGACCCTGTGGGTCCGAAGCGCCCGGGTGTCACGCGCATTCTCGGGCTCGGGGATTCGTTCTGCTACTCGAACTCCGTGCAGCTCCGCGAGACGTTCTTCAAGCAGCTCGAGGATCGCGAACGCGAACACAGCGGGAAGGAGATCGAGGTCATCAACGCTGCCGTGCCGGCCTACAGCACCGTGCAGGAATACCTGTATCTCCGCCGCGACGGCATGAAGCTCGAACCGGACGTCGTGGTCCTGGGCTTCTATGTGGGGAACGATTTCCAGGACTCGTATGAGCTGTTCGACTCCACCGGCCTGGCCACGGTTGATGTGGTCGACGGGGAACTCCGGGCCAATGACCGGTTCCCGGCCGCGCGGTATGAACAGCAGGAACGCGTGTTGCGGACGGCAACACTGTCGCTCCGTTCGTTCCTCGCGTCGAACAGCGCACTGTATGTGTTCCTCCGGGAACGGTTCGGAGAGGTCCTGTGGAAAGCGGGCTTGCGCAACAATCCACCGCCCCCGGACTTCTGTGCGCGCGTACCGTCGCCCGCGATGCGTGCAGGCTGGGCGATGACCCGGAGCGTGCTCGACAGCATGGCTGCCCTGTGCTCCGCGCAGAATGTTTGCTTCCTCATCGTGGTCCTTCCCACGCAGTACCAGGTCCATCCTGATCTCTGGACGCACCATTTCACGACATTCGGGCTTGATCTGGCGGACTATGATCTCGATCGGCCCCAACGGTTGATGCGGGAGTATTGTGAAGAGAAGGGGATCGACCATGTCGACGTTCTCCCGATCATGCGTGCCCACGCGGCATCAGGCCATCTCTTTTATCCTATTGCGTCGTACATGACCCCTGCCGGGCATCGTCTCGTGGCGGAAGCGGTGTATGCACACCTGATGGCAACACCCCGGGCAGGCAAGACTCTCGTGGAGTACCGGTGA
- a CDS encoding T9SS type A sorting domain-containing protein — protein sequence MPGYRGGTPGTVTLMQNYPNPFNGTTTIRFSLASQAFVSLKVYDVLGREVSTLVQETLEGGEHARQWDAPAASSGTYYCRFHTPSGSRTIRIVVLR from the coding sequence ATGCCCGGATACCGGGGCGGCACGCCGGGCACCGTGACGCTGATGCAGAATTACCCGAACCCCTTCAACGGGACGACAACGATCAGGTTCAGTCTCGCGTCACAGGCGTTCGTATCGCTCAAAGTGTACGATGTCCTGGGCAGGGAAGTGTCGACACTCGTGCAAGAAACGCTGGAAGGGGGCGAACACGCGCGGCAATGGGACGCTCCGGCTGCCTCGAGCGGCACATACTACTGCCGGTTTCACACACCGTCAGGCAGCAGAACGATCAGGATAGTTGTGCTTCGGTAG